The nucleotide sequence TGTAATAAATTTAATAAAAACTCTAAATTTCAACACTTTTAGAGTTTTGCAATAAGCTAAAATGAATAAATAACCTAGGAGGGGTAGGGTTGAAATTTAATTTCAAAAAGATATTGAAACAAGAAAGAAATAAAAACAATAACAAATTAGGAATTCACTCTTTTAGGTTCAAATTAACCATCCTTTTTTCATTTATTGCTCTTATACCATTAATTTTTATGGGATATTTTTCTTATAATAAGTTCTATGATACATTAACTATTCAAGCAAATGAAGAAGCGTATCAAATTACTAAGCAGGTAAATGAAAGATTAAATGAATACTTTTCTAGTCTATCTAATACGGTTGAAATGGTTTCAAAGCAAAAAGGATTTGTTTATATAGTAGAAAAGGAAGAAGAATCAAATTTCAATGAAAAATTGAAATCTAAAGAAATAAACTTAGAAACAGAAGATAGAATACAAGTAACTTCTGGAATGTACATAAGAGAACTAATGAGTACTCTCAAAAAAAGACCTGACATTAAAACCTGTTATATAGGTACTAGAAATCATAATATGTATTATGACAAAAAACATTATATATATGGTATTAATGGGGATTATAATTGTCATACAGAAGAATGGTATATAAATGCAATTAAGAATAAAGGCGAAGTTGTTTGGACTAAGCCTTATCTAGATAGAGAAAAGAAATCTATAGTTATTACAATCTCAAAAGCAATTGAACATGATGGAGAGACTTACGGTGTTTTTGCTATGGATATTAAGTTAGACATGCTTCTAAATAAGATTCGTTCTATAGAATTAGGTAAATCAGGCTACTTATATGTTGTAAGTGATGAAGGCAAATACTTAATACATCCTAATAAAATAAAAATGGGTCAAAAGATAAAAGATGAAAGTTTACTAAAGCTTTTAAAAGAAAATCAAGAAGAACAATATAAAACTAGTAAAGAACTATTAACCTTTGTAACAAACGATAAAACAAATTGGAAAATAATGGCTGGAAGCAAAGTTGATGACCTTTATTCTAAAGCAAATGATATACGACGTTTTACTATTTTAATGATAGGAATAGTTATTATTATTTTACTTATCGTATCAAGCTTAGTAGTTAATATAATTGTTAAAAGATTGAACCACTTGAAAACATCATTTGAAAAAGCAGCTAATGGTGATTTAACAGTGCAAACTAACTTGAATACTAAGGATGAATTTAATAGTATAGCGGATAGCTTTAACACAATGATAGAAGGAATTAAAAATCTTGTGAGCAAAATTGTAGTATCTTCGAAAACTGTTACAGATAATTCGGCTACTGTAAAACAAATAGGTGACCAAATTGCAATAGCATCTGAAGAGGTTACACAAGCTATAGCAGATATTGCAAAAGAAAGCTCAATACAAGCTAATATCGCAGAAGATGGAAGCATTAAAGCAAAAGAACTTGCTGAAAATATTGAATTAGTTTCAAATTCAATAGATAAAATGCAATCTTCCTTTAAAAATACAGAAAAGTTAAATAAAAAAGGTATCAAAACAATCTCTTTCTTAACAGATAAGACTAAACAAATGGTTATCTCAAGTGAAGATTTAGCTAAGGTAATAAATGAAATGGATATAAATTCTAATGAAATTGGACAAATAGTATCTACTATTAATGAAATATCTGAACAAACAAATCTATTAGCATTAAATGCATCAATAGAAGCAGCAAGGGCTGGGGAAGCAGGAAAAGGATTTGCAGTTGTTGCTGAAGAAGTTAGGAAACTTGCTGAGCAAAGTAAAGATGCAACAATGAAAATCGAAGCATTAAT is from Caldisalinibacter kiritimatiensis and encodes:
- a CDS encoding methyl-accepting chemotaxis protein, with amino-acid sequence MKFNFKKILKQERNKNNNKLGIHSFRFKLTILFSFIALIPLIFMGYFSYNKFYDTLTIQANEEAYQITKQVNERLNEYFSSLSNTVEMVSKQKGFVYIVEKEEESNFNEKLKSKEINLETEDRIQVTSGMYIRELMSTLKKRPDIKTCYIGTRNHNMYYDKKHYIYGINGDYNCHTEEWYINAIKNKGEVVWTKPYLDREKKSIVITISKAIEHDGETYGVFAMDIKLDMLLNKIRSIELGKSGYLYVVSDEGKYLIHPNKIKMGQKIKDESLLKLLKENQEEQYKTSKELLTFVTNDKTNWKIMAGSKVDDLYSKANDIRRFTILMIGIVIIILLIVSSLVVNIIVKRLNHLKTSFEKAANGDLTVQTNLNTKDEFNSIADSFNTMIEGIKNLVSKIVVSSKTVTDNSATVKQIGDQIAIASEEVTQAIADIAKESSIQANIAEDGSIKAKELAENIELVSNSIDKMQSSFKNTEKLNKKGIKTISFLTDKTKQMVISSEDLAKVINEMDINSNEIGQIVSTINEISEQTNLLALNASIEAARAGEAGKGFAVVAEEVRKLAEQSKDATMKIEALISKIQQKSTNAVESISINRTILNQQKKVVNETKEIFTHISNQITRLVKEVNEIKVLNKNMVDKKEEILTFINEVAESTSSISASTEEVSASTEETLAMIEEVRKNSAHLQDLAQELENEIKNFNI